In the genome of Magnolia sinica isolate HGM2019 chromosome 2, MsV1, whole genome shotgun sequence, one region contains:
- the LOC131234048 gene encoding 7-deoxyloganetin glucosyltransferase-like produces the protein MGSVGVEKPHAVCIPYPSQGHVNPLLKLAKILHSRGFYITFVNTEFNHNRLLRSRGSHSLDGLDDFRFETIPDGLPPSDCNATQDIPALCNSTTKNCLVPFRHLVTKLNKAADMPKVSCIVSDGIMSFALPVAEELGIPNVSFWTPSACGFMGYLHYRNLIERGFIPLKDESYLTNGYLDTPIDWVPGMKGIRLRDFPSFIRTTDPNDIMLNFKINQAGRATKASAVILNTFDDMERDVLDAIKAMIPNIYTIGPLSILCNQLPESPLMSIGSNLWKEDKGCLDWLDTKEARSVVFVNFGSITVMTDHQLKEFAWGLANSNHQFLWIIRPDLVKGESAMLPQEFLDGTKERGLLANWCPQEQVLAHPSMGGFLTHCGWNSTLESVYNGVPVICWPFFAEQQTNCRYACIHWGIGMEIDNEVKREEVEGLVREMMEGEKGKEMKKNAMKLKECAENAVKQGGSSYTNMEKLVNKVLCPKVN, from the exons ATGGGATCAGTGGGTGTTGAGAAGCCTCATGCAGTTTGCATTCCATACCCGTCACAGGGCCATGTCAACCCCCTCCTAAAACTAGCCAAGATCCTACATTCTAGAGGCTTCTACATCACCTTTGTCAACACTGAGTTCAATCACAACCGTCTGTTGAGGTCTAGAGGCTCACATTCTCTAGACGGATTGGACGACTTTCGATTTGAGACCATACCCGATGGTCTTCCACCGTCTGATTGCAATGCCACCCAAGACATCCCAGCTCTCTGTAATTCCACGACCAAGAACTGCTTGGTCCCTTTCCGGCATCTTGTAACAAAGCTCAACAAAGCCGCCGACATGCCCAAAGTCAGTTGCATAGTGTCTGATGGCATCATGAGCTTCGCTCTACCAGTGGCCGAAGAGCTTGGCATTCCTAACGTTTCATTCTGGACGCCGAGCGCTTGTGGTTTCATGGGCTACCTCCATTATCGCAATCTCATCGAAAGAGGTTTCATACCTCTCAAAG ATGAGAGTTACTTAACGAATGGATATCTGGATACACCGATCGATTGGGTACCTGGGATGAAGGGAATTCGTCTGAGGGATTTTCCGAGCTTCATTCGAACAACAGATCCCAACGACATCATGCTCAACTTTAAGATCAACCAAGCAGGGAGAGCTACAAAAGCATCGGCAGTCATTCTCAATACATTCGACGACATGGAACGTGATGTCCTTGATGCAATCAAAGCCATGATTCCTAATATATACACGATCGGTCCCCTATCCATTCTATGTAACCAGTTACCGGAGAGTCCGTTGATGTCTATAGGATCGAATCTGTGGAAAGAAGACAAGGGTTGTCTAGATTGGCTGGACACGAAAGAGGCAAGATCGGTCGTTTTTGTGAACTTCGGGAGCATAACAGTCATGACTGATCACCAGTTGAAAGAGTTCGCGTGGGGGCTAGCGAATAGCAACCATCAGTTTTTATGGATCATCCGCCCCGATCTTGTGAAGGGTGAATCTGCAATGCTGCCACAAGAATTCCTGGATGGGACTAAGGAAAGGGGCCTACTTGCAAATTGGTGCCCGCAAGAGCAAGTGCTGGCACACCCTTCGATGGGAGGGTTCTTGACGCACTGCGGATGGAATTCAACGCTGGAGAGTGTATACAACGGGGTGCCGGTGATCTGTTGGCCGTTCTTCGCCGAGCAACAGACTAATTGCCGGTACGCATGCATTCATTGGGGCATTGGAATGGAGATCGACAACGAAGTTAAAAGAGAGGAAGTAGAGGGACTCGTGAGAGAAATGATGGAaggagagaagggaaaagagatgAAGAAAAATGCCATGAAACTAAAAGAGTGTGCTGAAAATGCTGTAAAACAAGGAGGATCTTCATATACTAACATGGAGAAACTAGTCAATAAGGTGCTTTGCCCTAAGGTGAATTAA